The Pelagibacterium halotolerans B2 genome has a segment encoding these proteins:
- a CDS encoding HD-GYP domain-containing protein translates to MSGSIRLAEVLGALSRALDMTEGQPPGHCMRCCWIGVQVGRAMGMDEAALRDLYYALLLKDLGCSSNAARICELYLADDLTFKRDFKHLDGSLPQVLRFVLSHTGAEAGLAERFRSVVNIMRNGGEIVTNLIETRCQRGAEIARQMRFSENVAQAILDLDEQWNGGGKPVGKVGTDISLFSRIALLAQVVDVFFMSGGPRAAMTEITSRSGTWFDPAVVFAFSDVAADEAFWAMLGRDDIEQVVLDLEPGQEVQRADEGYLDDIAQAFARVIDAKSPFTSGHSERVAVFSDLIAEEMGYTRARRRWLKRAALLHDIGKLGVSNSVLDKPGKLDDDEWVSMRDHARLSEDILSRIGAFADLAVVAGAHHERLDGKGYPNGKTADELDLDTRIISTADVFDALTAERPYRAAMPVSKAMGILWEGAGASHDPLCIEALERALARSEQAVA, encoded by the coding sequence ATGAGCGGATCGATACGGTTGGCCGAGGTGCTGGGAGCGCTGAGCCGCGCACTCGACATGACCGAAGGGCAACCCCCCGGCCATTGCATGCGGTGCTGCTGGATCGGGGTGCAGGTGGGCCGGGCCATGGGCATGGACGAGGCGGCACTGCGCGACCTCTATTATGCGCTGCTGCTCAAGGATCTGGGGTGCTCGTCCAACGCGGCGCGCATCTGCGAATTGTATCTGGCCGACGATCTGACCTTCAAGCGCGACTTCAAGCATCTCGACGGCAGCCTGCCGCAAGTCTTGCGGTTCGTGCTGTCGCATACGGGGGCGGAGGCGGGGCTGGCCGAGCGGTTCCGCTCTGTGGTCAACATCATGCGCAATGGCGGGGAGATCGTCACCAATCTGATCGAAACCCGGTGCCAGCGCGGAGCGGAGATTGCCCGCCAGATGCGGTTTTCCGAAAATGTGGCGCAGGCCATTCTCGATCTCGATGAGCAGTGGAATGGCGGCGGCAAGCCTGTTGGCAAGGTCGGCACGGATATTTCGCTTTTTTCGCGTATCGCGCTTCTGGCGCAGGTGGTGGACGTGTTCTTCATGTCCGGCGGTCCCAGGGCCGCGATGACCGAAATCACCTCGCGCTCGGGGACGTGGTTCGACCCGGCGGTGGTGTTCGCCTTTTCCGATGTGGCGGCGGACGAAGCGTTCTGGGCGATGCTGGGGCGCGACGATATCGAACAGGTGGTGCTCGATCTCGAACCCGGTCAGGAGGTGCAGCGGGCGGACGAAGGCTATCTCGACGATATCGCGCAGGCTTTCGCGCGGGTGATCGACGCCAAGAGCCCGTTCACCTCGGGCCACAGCGAGCGGGTGGCTGTGTTTTCCGACCTGATCGCCGAGGAGATGGGATACACACGGGCGCGGCGGCGCTGGCTCAAACGCGCCGCGCTGCTGCACGATATCGGCAAGCTCGGCGTTTCCAACAGCGTGCTCGACAAGCCCGGCAAGCTCGACGATGACGAATGGGTTTCCATGCGCGACCACGCCCGGCTGTCGGAGGACATACTATCGCGCATCGGCGCGTTTGCCGATCTTGCCGTAGTGGCGGGCGCGCATCACGAGCGGCTGGACGGCAAGGGCTATCCCAATGGCAAGACCGCCGACGAACTGGACCTCGACACGCGGATCATTTCGACAGCGGACGTGTTCGACGCGCTGACGGCCGAACGGCCCTATCGCGCGGCGATGCCGGTGTCCAAGGCGATGGGGATCCTGTGGGAGGGTGCCGGGGCGTCGCACGACCCCTTGTGCATCGAAGCGCTGGAGCGAGCGCTGGCGCGGTCGGAGCAGGCGGTGGCTTAG
- a CDS encoding CNNM domain-containing protein, whose translation MTLLIVYIVLAIGVSFLCSMLEAVLLSITPTFTATIEEKRPRVASRIRQLKDDIDRPLSAILSLNTIAHTVGAAGAGAQAQIVFGDAAVAVFSAILTFLILVLSEIIPKTLGAMYWQAFAPLTSRVLPVLIMIMWPLVKMSQLITVLLSRGKPQPPVTREEIVALADIGRREGIIDSGDSKVVANLLKFDRLTVRDIMTPRTVAFALDEQTTIEEVMERRNELRFSRIPVYQDTIDAPTGFVLKTDILNLALDEAHDQTLASIRREVTSIVETTPLEELFDTLVLKDRHLALVTDDFGGTAGLVTLEDLIETLLGEEIVDEGDSIADLQAYARKKWEQRTARRQGPKPDAS comes from the coding sequence ATGACGCTTCTGATAGTCTACATAGTGTTGGCAATCGGCGTTTCATTCCTGTGTTCGATGCTCGAAGCCGTCCTGCTCAGCATCACCCCGACCTTCACAGCCACCATCGAAGAAAAAAGACCTCGCGTCGCCAGCCGCATCAGGCAGCTCAAGGATGACATCGACCGTCCGCTTTCTGCAATCCTCAGCCTCAACACCATCGCCCATACGGTCGGCGCCGCTGGCGCCGGCGCTCAAGCGCAGATCGTCTTCGGCGATGCCGCGGTGGCCGTTTTCTCGGCCATCCTCACCTTCCTGATCCTGGTGCTCTCCGAGATCATCCCCAAGACACTTGGCGCGATGTATTGGCAGGCCTTCGCCCCGCTCACCTCGCGCGTTCTCCCGGTACTCATCATGATCATGTGGCCGCTGGTCAAGATGTCCCAATTGATCACCGTGCTCCTCTCGCGCGGCAAACCGCAGCCCCCCGTGACCCGCGAGGAGATCGTGGCCCTGGCCGATATCGGCCGGCGCGAGGGCATTATTGACAGCGGTGATTCCAAGGTCGTCGCCAACCTGCTCAAATTCGATCGTCTCACCGTCAGGGATATCATGACCCCGCGCACCGTCGCCTTCGCCCTCGACGAACAGACGACGATCGAGGAGGTCATGGAGCGCCGGAACGAACTGCGTTTCAGCCGCATTCCCGTTTACCAGGACACCATCGATGCCCCGACCGGCTTTGTGCTCAAGACCGACATTCTCAACCTGGCGCTGGACGAAGCCCATGACCAAACGCTCGCAAGTATCCGCCGCGAGGTCACCAGCATCGTCGAAACCACCCCGCTCGAAGAGCTGTTCGACACCCTCGTTCTCAAGGACCGCCACTTGGCGCTGGTCACCGACGATTTCGGCGGCACCGCCGGGCTTGTCACCCTCGAGGATCTGATCGAGACCCTGCTGGGCGAGGAAATCGTCGACGAGGGCGATTCCATCGCCGATCTGCAGGCCTATGCGCGCAAGAAATGGGAGCAGCGCACCGCCAGGCGGCAAGGTCCGAAACCCGACGCCTCCTGA
- a CDS encoding SH3 domain-containing protein, with translation MALGKTAIKGGLAALMVAMMTAGAFAWEAYATVALNVRSGPGTQFGVVTTLQRNQVVDVQYCRSGWCFLDTGRYGRTGWASQNYLREVGNWTPPRPNPPSWQPPRPNPPSWHPYPPRPPFWGNPRPPHWNPGPPPRPRPPNSQVCFNGPNGYFCIGN, from the coding sequence ATGGCTCTCGGAAAAACTGCAATAAAGGGCGGCCTTGCCGCTCTCATGGTCGCCATGATGACCGCAGGCGCCTTTGCCTGGGAAGCCTACGCGACCGTCGCTCTCAACGTCCGCTCGGGTCCGGGCACGCAGTTCGGCGTGGTCACCACGCTGCAGCGCAATCAGGTTGTCGATGTGCAATACTGCCGCTCGGGCTGGTGCTTTCTCGATACGGGCCGCTACGGCCGCACCGGCTGGGCGTCGCAGAACTATCTGCGCGAAGTCGGCAACTGGACCCCGCCCCGGCCCAACCCGCCGAGCTGGCAGCCCCCGCGCCCCAATCCGCCGAGCTGGCACCCCTACCCGCCACGCCCGCCATTCTGGGGCAATCCCCGGCCGCCGCACTGGAATCCGGGCCCGCCTCCGCGCCCCCGGCCGCCCAACAGCCAGGTCTGCTTTAACGGTCCCAACGGCTATTTCTGTATCGGGAACTGA
- a CDS encoding SDR family oxidoreductase, whose protein sequence is MPPAALITGAADRIGAAIAARLAAEGYAVVIHYRSSGEKAEDLADAIAADGGHAEIVQADLAKREDRMGLIASATEPFGPLTVLINNASVFEPDSADTLHEDLWDLHMAIHAEAPVFLSRDFAAQLPDDEKGNVVNIIDERVLSLSPDYFSYTLSKSVLWTATRTLAQSLAPRIRVNAIGPGPTLANSRQSDAEFEASRQRLPLQTGADPEEIAEGVVSILNLPSMTGQMIALDGGEHLEWSARNAPTPRKQ, encoded by the coding sequence ATGCCGCCAGCAGCGCTGATAACCGGAGCCGCCGACAGGATCGGCGCAGCCATCGCCGCCCGCCTCGCGGCGGAAGGTTATGCGGTTGTCATCCACTACCGCTCATCGGGAGAAAAGGCCGAAGACCTGGCCGACGCCATCGCGGCCGATGGCGGTCACGCCGAAATCGTACAGGCGGACCTCGCAAAGCGTGAGGACCGTATGGGCCTGATCGCCAGTGCAACCGAACCGTTCGGCCCGCTGACGGTGCTCATCAACAACGCGTCTGTTTTCGAGCCCGACAGCGCCGATACCCTGCATGAGGATTTGTGGGATCTGCACATGGCCATCCATGCCGAAGCCCCGGTTTTTCTCTCCCGCGATTTCGCGGCTCAACTCCCCGACGACGAAAAGGGCAACGTCGTCAACATCATCGACGAACGCGTGCTTTCGCTGTCACCCGATTATTTTTCCTACACGCTTTCGAAATCCGTGCTCTGGACCGCCACGCGCACCCTGGCTCAATCCCTCGCCCCGCGCATCCGCGTCAACGCCATCGGCCCCGGCCCCACACTCGCCAATTCCCGTCAGTCGGACGCTGAGTTCGAGGCGTCGCGCCAGCGCCTGCCACTCCAGACCGGCGCCGACCCCGAAGAGATCGCCGAGGGCGTCGTCTCCATCCTCAACCTGCCATCCATGACCGGCCAGATGATCGCGCTGGATGGTGGCGAACACCTCGAATGGAGCGCGCGCAACGCGCCGACACCCCGCAAGCAATGA
- the uvrC gene encoding excinuclease ABC subunit UvrC produces the protein MERAQRADTPQAMTDETLSGPDIIKRFVKTLPTGAGVYRMIDEKGDVIYVGKARNLKSRVTNYTSYEGNSVRINRMIAATRSMEFVRTETEAAALLLEANMIKRLRPRFNVLLRDDKTFPYILIATEHEAPELTKHRGSRRRKGDYFGPFASAVAVSRTITALQKAFLLRNCSDSFYAGRTRPCLQHQIKRCAAPCTGVISIPDYNELVAEARAFLSGKTKAVQDHLQKEMNQAAEALDFERAAMLRDRLGALALIQGSTGTGAQSIPEADVFAIHNEAGNFCVQVFFYRAHQNWGNYAFYPRADDDSTNAEVLEAFIAQFYENRTPPRLVLLSEEIAEPDVLREALSTRADRAVRIETPRRGDKRTLVENALTNAREALGRHLSDSASQRKLLEAMADTFGLDETPRRIEVYDNSHIQGTNAVGGMVVAGMEGLSKKHYRTFNIKSKDLTPGDDFGMMREVLTRRFTRLANESEPEAEDDATGMPDWPDVLLIDGGAGQTNAVKAVLAEMNLPRDVTVIGIAKGEERNAGRETFYMEGKEPFMLPARDPVLYYVQRLRDEAHRFAIGTHRARRKKEMVKNPLDEIGGIGPTRKRALLQHFGSAKAVSRASVADIAALPGISTAMAQLIYDHFNQR, from the coding sequence ATGGAGCGCGCGCAACGCGCCGACACCCCGCAAGCAATGACAGACGAAACCCTCTCCGGCCCCGACATCATCAAGCGCTTCGTCAAAACCCTGCCCACAGGCGCGGGCGTTTATCGCATGATCGATGAAAAGGGCGATGTCATCTATGTGGGCAAGGCCCGCAACCTGAAATCGCGGGTTACCAATTACACGAGCTATGAGGGCAATTCGGTCCGCATCAATCGCATGATCGCCGCGACCCGGTCGATGGAGTTCGTGCGCACCGAGACCGAAGCGGCAGCGCTCCTGCTCGAAGCGAACATGATAAAGCGCCTGCGCCCGCGCTTTAACGTGCTGCTGCGCGACGACAAGACGTTTCCTTACATCCTGATCGCCACCGAGCACGAGGCCCCTGAACTCACCAAGCACCGCGGCTCCCGCCGCCGCAAGGGCGATTATTTCGGCCCCTTCGCCTCTGCCGTTGCCGTCAGCCGCACCATCACCGCGCTGCAAAAGGCGTTCCTCTTGCGCAATTGCTCGGACAGCTTTTATGCCGGACGCACCCGCCCCTGCCTTCAGCATCAGATCAAGCGTTGCGCCGCACCCTGCACCGGTGTCATTTCGATTCCCGACTATAACGAACTTGTCGCCGAGGCCCGGGCCTTCCTCTCGGGCAAGACCAAGGCGGTCCAGGATCATTTGCAAAAGGAGATGAACCAGGCCGCCGAAGCGCTTGATTTCGAACGCGCCGCCATGCTGCGTGATCGTCTGGGCGCGCTGGCCCTCATCCAGGGCTCCACGGGAACCGGCGCGCAATCGATCCCGGAAGCCGATGTCTTTGCCATTCACAACGAGGCGGGTAATTTTTGCGTGCAGGTATTTTTCTACCGCGCGCATCAGAACTGGGGCAATTACGCGTTCTATCCCCGTGCCGATGACGACAGTACAAACGCCGAAGTGCTCGAAGCCTTCATTGCCCAATTCTATGAAAACCGCACCCCGCCAAGGCTGGTCCTGCTCTCCGAAGAGATAGCGGAACCCGACGTACTGCGCGAAGCGCTCTCTACCCGCGCCGACCGCGCCGTCCGGATCGAAACACCGCGCCGTGGCGACAAGCGCACCCTGGTCGAAAACGCGCTGACCAACGCCCGCGAAGCTCTGGGCCGCCACCTTTCGGATTCGGCAAGCCAGCGCAAGCTGCTCGAAGCCATGGCCGATACTTTCGGTCTCGATGAAACCCCGCGCCGTATCGAGGTTTACGACAACTCCCACATCCAGGGCACCAACGCGGTGGGCGGCATGGTTGTGGCAGGAATGGAAGGGCTGTCGAAAAAGCACTACAGAACCTTCAATATCAAGTCGAAAGATCTCACGCCGGGCGACGATTTCGGCATGATGCGCGAGGTGCTGACGCGCCGGTTCACCCGGCTCGCCAATGAGAGCGAGCCCGAAGCAGAAGACGATGCGACCGGCATGCCCGACTGGCCCGACGTTCTCCTGATCGATGGCGGCGCCGGGCAGACCAACGCCGTCAAGGCTGTGCTGGCCGAAATGAACCTGCCGCGCGACGTTACCGTTATTGGTATTGCCAAGGGCGAGGAACGCAATGCGGGCCGCGAGACTTTCTACATGGAAGGCAAGGAGCCCTTCATGCTGCCGGCTCGCGATCCCGTTCTCTATTACGTCCAGCGTCTTCGCGACGAAGCCCACCGCTTCGCCATCGGGACACATCGGGCGCGGCGCAAAAAGGAAATGGTCAAGAACCCCCTCGACGAGATCGGCGGCATCGGCCCCACTCGCAAGCGTGCGCTCCTGCAGCATTTCGGTTCAGCAAAAGCCGTCTCGCGCGCTTCCGTCGCCGATATCGCCGCCCTGCCCGGCATCTCGACCGCAATGGCGCAATTGATCTACGATCACTTCAACCAGAGATGA
- the pgsA gene encoding CDP-diacylglycerol--glycerol-3-phosphate 3-phosphatidyltransferase — protein MTDTKFDMARLPNLLTYGRIAAIPVIMLLLLAGPSALRSIALFLYIAAAVTDFFDGYVARKYGSVSPIGRMLDPIADKLLVGALLLVFCFDGSFGVWDLVPATVILLREIFVSGLREFMGTEKITVPVSKLAKYKTTVQLVALGVIIAEPLIPGMRELSDILLWLAAVLTAITGWQYWSGVSAHMAQSEDDEL, from the coding sequence ATGACCGACACAAAATTCGATATGGCCCGGTTGCCCAACCTCCTGACATATGGCCGCATCGCCGCCATTCCCGTCATCATGCTCCTGCTCCTCGCGGGCCCATCTGCGTTGCGCTCGATTGCCTTGTTCCTCTACATCGCCGCCGCGGTCACCGACTTTTTCGATGGATACGTTGCGCGTAAATATGGTTCGGTCTCCCCCATCGGTCGAATGCTCGATCCCATCGCCGACAAACTGCTCGTCGGCGCCCTGCTGCTGGTCTTCTGCTTCGATGGAAGTTTCGGCGTCTGGGACCTGGTCCCCGCCACCGTCATTCTGCTGCGCGAGATTTTTGTTTCCGGTCTGCGCGAATTCATGGGCACGGAAAAGATCACTGTGCCGGTCTCAAAACTCGCCAAATACAAGACAACGGTTCAACTGGTTGCGCTCGGGGTGATCATTGCCGAACCGCTTATCCCCGGCATGCGCGAACTGAGCGATATTCTGCTCTGGCTGGCGGCAGTCCTGACCGCCATTACGGGCTGGCAGTACTGGTCGGGCGTTTCCGCGCATATGGCGCAGAGCGAGGATGACGAGCTATGA
- the moaD gene encoding molybdopterin converting factor subunit 1 has product MKILYFAWLRERLGRDSDEVSLPDSVATIADLIEWLADRDEGFALATANRKLIRAAVDDELVDHQTPLNGARTVALFPPMTGG; this is encoded by the coding sequence ATGAAAATCCTCTATTTCGCCTGGCTGCGCGAACGGCTCGGTCGGGATAGCGATGAGGTCTCCTTACCGGATTCGGTCGCCACGATTGCCGATCTGATCGAATGGCTGGCAGATCGCGATGAGGGTTTTGCGCTGGCCACCGCCAACCGCAAGCTCATCCGGGCCGCGGTCGACGACGAACTGGTCGACCACCAGACACCGCTGAACGGCGCAAGAACCGTCGCACTCTTTCCGCCAATGACAGGCGGCTGA
- a CDS encoding molybdenum cofactor biosynthesis protein MoaE: MSVTLQSEPFDPGTLFNAFLETHHDAGAAVTFTGLVRSTANDPVISMTLEHYPALAQRQLEDLRASAMTRFALRDAEIIHRFGKLYPGEPIVQVMTLAPHRQAAFDGANFIMDILKTTAPFWKKEEGPDGAKWVEAKEGDDKATARWS; encoded by the coding sequence ATGAGCGTCACCCTCCAGTCCGAACCGTTCGATCCCGGCACCCTGTTTAATGCCTTTCTCGAGACACATCACGATGCAGGGGCAGCGGTCACCTTCACCGGTCTGGTGCGATCGACAGCCAACGATCCTGTCATTTCGATGACGCTGGAGCACTACCCGGCGCTCGCGCAACGCCAGCTCGAGGATTTGCGCGCAAGCGCCATGACACGCTTTGCACTTCGCGATGCCGAGATCATCCACCGCTTCGGCAAGCTCTATCCCGGCGAACCGATCGTGCAGGTGATGACCCTTGCCCCCCACCGTCAGGCCGCTTTCGACGGCGCCAATTTCATCATGGATATCCTGAAAACCACGGCGCCCTTCTGGAAAAAGGAGGAAGGTCCGGACGGCGCGAAATGGGTCGAGGCAAAAGAAGGCGACGACAAGGCCACCGCGCGCTGGTCGTGA
- a CDS encoding branched-chain amino acid aminotransferase codes for MATVPMDQRDGWIWYNGEMVPWKDAKLHVLTHGLHYASSVFEGQRAYGGEVFKLREHTERLIFSGKTLDFTIPYSADEIDEACRQVLAKNNLVDAYMRPVAWRGSETLSVPARDNKVHLAIAAWVWPSYFSTEERLKGIRLCWADWKRPSPETIPCKAKAAGLYMICTLSKHAAMDKGYADALMLDYRGYVAEATGANVFFVKGKDITTPLPDCFLDGITRRTLIGLAKANGYTVTERHIKPEELAEFDECFLTGTAAEVTPVSEVGEYKFTPADACRTLVEAYMSEVQPKQAAAE; via the coding sequence ATGGCCACCGTGCCAATGGATCAGCGAGACGGTTGGATCTGGTACAACGGAGAGATGGTGCCCTGGAAGGATGCCAAGCTCCATGTGCTGACTCACGGTCTTCACTATGCCAGCAGCGTCTTCGAGGGGCAGCGCGCTTATGGCGGGGAAGTGTTCAAGCTGCGCGAGCATACCGAGCGGCTGATCTTTTCGGGCAAGACGCTCGATTTCACAATTCCATACTCGGCCGACGAAATCGACGAAGCCTGCCGTCAGGTTCTCGCCAAGAACAATCTTGTCGATGCCTATATGCGCCCCGTCGCCTGGCGCGGATCGGAAACGCTCTCGGTGCCGGCCCGCGACAACAAGGTGCATCTGGCGATCGCCGCCTGGGTGTGGCCAAGCTATTTTTCCACCGAGGAACGGCTCAAGGGCATTCGCCTGTGCTGGGCCGACTGGAAACGTCCCTCACCCGAAACCATTCCGTGCAAGGCAAAGGCCGCGGGCCTTTACATGATCTGCACGTTGTCCAAGCACGCCGCGATGGACAAGGGCTATGCCGATGCGTTGATGCTCGACTATCGCGGCTATGTGGCCGAGGCGACGGGTGCGAACGTGTTCTTTGTCAAAGGCAAGGACATCACCACGCCGCTGCCCGACTGCTTCCTCGATGGCATCACGCGCCGCACGCTGATCGGGCTTGCCAAAGCCAATGGCTATACGGTCACTGAACGGCACATCAAACCCGAAGAACTTGCAGAGTTCGATGAATGTTTCCTGACCGGAACGGCCGCTGAAGTGACACCGGTTTCCGAAGTCGGCGAATACAAGTTCACGCCTGCAGATGCCTGCCGGACACTGGTGGAAGCCTATATGAGCGAAGTGCAGCCCAAACAGGCGGCAGCGGAATAA
- a CDS encoding MarR family winged helix-turn-helix transcriptional regulator, protein MPIDIMGLFFFAYRDFVRDADALLEMQGFGRAHHRVIYFVNLRPGMTVADLLDILRITKQSLARVLRQLIDSGYVAQRHGETDRRQRLLFPTEKGRDFFEVLSATQARRIEAAFAALPEDTRDCVRHFFAEMTERGDQQLLRTLRLIEPMS, encoded by the coding sequence ATGCCCATTGATATCATGGGTCTGTTCTTCTTTGCCTATCGGGACTTCGTTCGCGATGCCGATGCCCTGCTTGAAATGCAGGGATTTGGCCGCGCGCATCACCGCGTTATCTATTTCGTCAATCTCCGTCCTGGCATGACGGTGGCCGATCTGCTCGATATCCTGCGCATCACCAAGCAAAGCTTGGCGCGCGTTCTGCGTCAGTTGATCGACAGCGGCTATGTCGCCCAGCGGCACGGCGAAACCGACCGCCGCCAGCGCCTTTTGTTTCCCACCGAGAAGGGCCGCGATTTCTTCGAGGTCTTGAGCGCCACCCAGGCCCGCCGTATCGAGGCGGCTTTCGCTGCTCTCCCCGAGGACACGCGCGACTGTGTGCGTCACTTCTTTGCGGAAATGACCGAGCGGGGCGATCAGCAATTGCTGCGCACCCTGCGTCTCATCGAACCGATGTCATAG